The following coding sequences are from one Halorubrum sp. BOL3-1 window:
- a CDS encoding MOSC domain-containing protein codes for MTPDDPLSGPSGTPADESDSATGPTGTVASLVTAPESGAPPVRRDAVEIHPDGVEDDRYRRGDGHFQLDGCSVTLVAAEALAAVREETGIDATDGRHRRNVVVDGFGAGMDPLIDATVAVGEALLRPTRRRPPCAHVEELAGEDGLASGLRDRGGLCCDVIEPGRVAVGDPVRIREADPRTAGAAIAERLAGREGADDRAPGEDGL; via the coding sequence ATGACGCCCGACGACCCACTTTCCGGGCCGTCGGGGACACCCGCAGACGAGTCCGACTCCGCGACCGGCCCCACCGGAACCGTCGCGTCCCTCGTCACGGCGCCCGAGAGCGGCGCGCCGCCCGTCCGCCGCGACGCGGTCGAGATCCACCCCGACGGCGTCGAGGACGACCGCTACCGGCGCGGCGACGGCCACTTCCAGCTCGACGGCTGTTCAGTCACGCTCGTCGCCGCTGAGGCGCTCGCCGCGGTCCGCGAGGAGACCGGCATCGACGCGACCGACGGCCGCCACCGCCGGAACGTCGTCGTCGACGGGTTCGGCGCCGGAATGGATCCCCTCATCGACGCCACCGTCGCCGTCGGAGAGGCGCTCTTGCGACCGACTCGCCGTCGCCCGCCGTGCGCGCACGTCGAGGAGCTCGCGGGCGAGGACGGCTTGGCGTCGGGGCTTCGGGACCGCGGCGGTCTCTGCTGTGACGTGATCGAACCCGGCCGCGTCGCAGTCGGCGATCCGGTGCGGATCCGCGAGGCGGACCCGCGGACCGCCGGCGCGGCGATCGCGGAGCGACTCGCGGGGCGGGAGGGGGCCGACGACCGCGCTCCGGGAGAGGACGGCTTATAA
- a CDS encoding MFS transporter, translating to MSRRYRHTVLSLCMLAFFVTYFARLAISPVVPLIIDDFGVSNTAVGVALSGMWFAYGLSQFPSGILADRYGERRVILVAVGGTTAMSLLLAVVPVFPAFVLAAVLLGLAAGLHYAVATTLLSRTFDDLGTAVGLHSLGGPLAGLVAPVAATWVGVRYGWRPGVALAALVGVPVFVLFARRVRPTEPRRPEQPMSERLRLGPLVELIGRREILVPLAVATLGTYVAQGVISFLPTFLVELRGYTPAFAGAVFSGFFVVRAGAQVGLGRLSDRVGRDASIAASLLGGALGLSGLVALPDILRLPVAVGLPALPEFVALGVAVVLAGLGSSFFSAIDPRFMDALGDAERGAGFGLIRTVYTVIGSAGSVGVGLVADLFGWGASFLVIAGMAGVAFLVIGVNALLGKGR from the coding sequence GTGAGCCGGCGGTACCGCCACACGGTGTTGTCGCTGTGTATGCTCGCGTTCTTCGTGACGTACTTCGCCCGATTGGCGATCAGTCCGGTCGTACCCCTCATCATCGACGACTTCGGGGTCTCGAACACCGCGGTCGGCGTCGCGCTCTCCGGGATGTGGTTCGCGTACGGGCTCTCGCAGTTCCCGAGCGGAATCCTCGCGGACCGGTACGGCGAGCGTCGCGTCATCCTCGTCGCGGTCGGCGGGACGACGGCGATGAGCCTCCTGCTCGCGGTCGTGCCGGTCTTTCCGGCGTTCGTGCTGGCGGCGGTGCTTCTGGGACTCGCTGCGGGACTCCACTACGCGGTGGCGACCACGCTGCTCTCGCGGACGTTCGACGACCTCGGAACCGCGGTCGGGCTCCACTCGCTCGGCGGGCCGCTGGCGGGACTGGTCGCGCCGGTCGCCGCGACGTGGGTCGGCGTCCGGTACGGCTGGCGGCCCGGGGTCGCGCTGGCCGCGCTGGTCGGGGTCCCCGTCTTCGTCCTGTTCGCGCGGCGTGTCCGTCCGACGGAGCCGAGGCGCCCGGAGCAGCCGATGTCGGAGCGCCTCCGGCTCGGACCGCTCGTCGAACTGATCGGTCGTCGCGAGATCCTCGTCCCGCTCGCGGTCGCGACGCTCGGCACGTACGTCGCCCAGGGCGTCATCTCCTTCCTGCCGACGTTTCTCGTCGAACTCCGGGGGTACACGCCCGCGTTCGCCGGCGCCGTCTTCTCCGGGTTCTTCGTCGTCCGCGCGGGTGCACAGGTCGGACTCGGCCGGCTCTCCGACCGCGTCGGCCGCGACGCGAGCATCGCCGCGTCCCTCCTCGGCGGGGCGCTCGGTCTCTCCGGGCTGGTCGCGCTCCCCGACATCCTCCGGCTTCCGGTCGCGGTCGGGCTGCCGGCGCTCCCCGAGTTCGTCGCGCTCGGCGTCGCCGTGGTCCTCGCCGGACTCGGGTCGAGCTTCTTCTCGGCCATCGACCCGCGGTTCATGGACGCGCTCGGCGACGCGGAGCGAGGGGCCGGATTCGGCCTGATACGGACCGTCTACACGGTGATCGGGTCGGCCGGGTCCGTCGGTGTCGGCCTCGTCGCGGACCTGTTCGGGTGGGGGGCCTCGTTCCTCGTCATCGCCGGGATGGCCGGGGTCGCGTTCCTCGTCATCGGGGTGAACGCGCTGCTCGGGAAAGGACGCTGA
- a CDS encoding PHP domain-containing protein yields MYDYHAHTNYSDGAFLRWMVDAAAEAGLDGIGFADHCSVSPEPNAQRHKRAFGFNLDLTYERRRKAIDAVREDAAVDVFDAVEMDYDPAHEAAIDEFLDDAGFDYAVGSVHGLDGANVHTRSHFVDKPASERRGLVDRYFEKVVALVESELFAIAAHPDLIERNPHLRGFASEDHYAAVADAFRGSRTVPEINAGRLLDDYGQFHPAPDFLDRLVDAGVGVTVGTDSHEPDAIAPRAREIEAEFDRRGLDPLRVDEVVANV; encoded by the coding sequence GTGTACGACTACCACGCCCACACGAACTACTCCGACGGGGCGTTCCTGCGCTGGATGGTCGACGCGGCGGCCGAGGCCGGACTCGACGGAATCGGGTTCGCCGACCACTGTAGCGTCTCGCCGGAGCCGAACGCGCAGCGGCACAAGCGCGCGTTCGGGTTCAACCTGGACCTGACCTACGAGCGTCGCCGGAAGGCGATCGACGCGGTCCGCGAGGACGCCGCAGTCGACGTGTTCGACGCCGTGGAGATGGACTACGACCCCGCCCACGAGGCGGCGATCGACGAGTTCCTCGACGACGCCGGCTTCGACTACGCGGTCGGCAGCGTCCACGGACTCGACGGCGCGAACGTCCACACGCGCTCGCATTTCGTTGACAAGCCGGCGTCCGAGCGGCGGGGGCTCGTCGACCGGTACTTCGAGAAGGTCGTCGCGCTCGTCGAGTCGGAGCTGTTCGCGATCGCCGCGCACCCGGACCTCATCGAGCGCAACCCGCACCTCCGCGGGTTCGCGAGCGAAGACCACTACGCCGCGGTCGCCGACGCGTTTCGGGGGTCGCGGACGGTCCCGGAGATCAACGCCGGGCGCCTGCTCGACGACTACGGGCAGTTTCACCCAGCCCCCGACTTCCTCGACCGGCTCGTCGACGCCGGCGTCGGCGTGACCGTCGGGACGGACAGCCACGAGCCGGACGCGATCGCGCCCCGAGCGCGGGAGATCGAGGCGGAGTTCGACCGCCGTGGGCTGGATCCGCTCCGAGTCGACGAGGTCGTCGCGAACGTCTGA
- a CDS encoding mandelate racemase/muconate lactonizing enzyme family protein has product MEITEVETYVVDADWRNWFFVQVKTDEGITGVGEALSGEGLTAALEATAQAHKHYLIGEDPLNRKQINRRLTRDPFAWRAGKLINAVASAFDIALWDIAGKYYDEPVWKLLGGKVHDEIPVYANGWHIGERTPENYAHHAKKAVNEQEYPALKCDPFAHYEYSLTDDQVDEVAELLEAVRDAVGYDVGIALDCHGRFSRRGAIEVANALEEYDIMFLEEPVELEDREVMADVTQHVNMPVATGERIYNNATMEELVRKQACDIIQPDLTNYGSLADLQHAAEMAKSRYMTIAPHNPNAGVSTAAGLHLCAGLENLEVLEHMSRDVPWGDEVVKHDFEVEDGTLEVPDKPGLGVEFDADAAREHPGEPKDSHSLFDAEGALKRP; this is encoded by the coding sequence ATGGAGATAACTGAGGTCGAGACGTACGTCGTCGACGCGGACTGGCGCAACTGGTTCTTCGTCCAGGTGAAGACGGACGAGGGGATCACGGGTGTCGGCGAGGCGCTCAGCGGCGAGGGACTCACCGCCGCGCTGGAGGCGACGGCGCAGGCGCACAAACACTACCTCATCGGCGAGGACCCGCTGAACCGCAAGCAGATCAACCGCCGGCTCACCCGGGACCCGTTCGCGTGGCGCGCCGGGAAGCTGATCAACGCGGTCGCGTCCGCGTTCGACATCGCGCTGTGGGACATCGCGGGCAAGTACTACGACGAGCCGGTCTGGAAGCTGCTCGGCGGGAAGGTCCACGACGAGATCCCGGTTTACGCCAACGGGTGGCACATCGGAGAGCGCACCCCCGAGAACTACGCGCACCACGCGAAGAAGGCGGTGAACGAGCAGGAGTACCCCGCGCTGAAGTGCGACCCGTTCGCGCACTACGAGTACTCGCTGACCGACGACCAGGTCGACGAGGTCGCGGAGCTGCTCGAAGCCGTCCGCGACGCCGTCGGCTACGACGTCGGCATCGCCCTCGACTGCCACGGCCGCTTCTCGCGGCGGGGAGCGATCGAGGTCGCGAACGCGCTCGAAGAGTACGACATCATGTTCCTCGAAGAGCCGGTCGAGTTAGAGGACCGCGAAGTGATGGCCGACGTCACCCAGCACGTCAATATGCCCGTCGCCACCGGCGAACGCATCTACAACAACGCCACGATGGAGGAACTGGTCCGCAAGCAGGCCTGCGACATCATCCAGCCGGACCTCACCAACTACGGGAGCCTCGCCGACCTCCAGCACGCCGCCGAGATGGCGAAGTCCCGCTACATGACCATCGCCCCCCACAACCCCAACGCGGGCGTCTCGACGGCCGCCGGTCTCCACCTCTGTGCCGGCCTGGAGAACCTCGAAGTGCTCGAACACATGAGCCGCGACGTGCCGTGGGGCGACGAGGTCGTGAAACACGACTTCGAGGTTGAGGACGGCACCCTCGAAGTGCCCGACAAACCCGGTCTCGGCGTCGAGTTCGACGCCGACGCGGCCCGCGAACACCCCGGCGAGCCGAAGGACAGCCACAGCCTGTTCGACGCCGAGGGCGCGCTCAAGCGCCCCTGA
- a CDS encoding TRAM domain-containing protein, which produces MVELTDSLRVLYTGSIEEQAGEYVVRVPESEIEHGTVDVGESYRVALISRGEPTDGGTSTGRKTATDSSAADGSPSDDGQRPTSRGAAGAVQPDPPVSEGEVRDVTIETLGDKGDGIAKIERGYVVIVPDAEPGEEPTVEITSVRENVSFANVVEE; this is translated from the coding sequence ATGGTCGAACTCACCGACTCGCTGCGGGTGCTTTACACCGGATCGATCGAGGAACAGGCCGGAGAGTACGTCGTTCGCGTCCCCGAATCGGAGATCGAACACGGGACGGTCGACGTCGGTGAGTCCTACCGTGTCGCGCTGATATCCCGCGGAGAGCCTACCGACGGCGGCACGTCGACGGGCCGCAAAACGGCGACCGACTCCTCCGCGGCCGACGGGTCGCCGTCAGACGACGGGCAGCGACCAACCTCCCGGGGTGCGGCCGGCGCCGTCCAGCCGGACCCGCCCGTCTCCGAGGGAGAGGTCCGCGACGTGACGATCGAGACGCTGGGCGACAAAGGCGACGGGATCGCGAAGATCGAACGCGGCTACGTCGTCATCGTCCCCGACGCCGAACCCGGCGAGGAGCCGACCGTCGAGATCACGAGCGTCCGCGAGAACGTCTCGTTCGCGAACGTCGTCGAGGAGTAG
- a CDS encoding geranylgeranyl reductase family protein, producing MYDFVVVGAGPPGSRFARRAAETGHDVVAFEKGSVGEPLACSGHVSDDVWEYVPDDARDELLQNRVYGARFHVGGPGSRAYPFYKHDPVSNVIDRVGLDRTLADCAREAGADVRDNHTVVGVEERSDRVVVEVRAPAGDVTEVEARMVAGCDGPTSRVRRALDLPEPDELLHGVLGFDGAPDDGDIVDVHLTAPTFFAWRIPRGDAGVEYGLAAPPSEDVAAGFDRLTDAYGATTDRRCSGAIPVGPPARTTGDRGFLIGDAAAQTKPFTGGGILYGMRAADVAAAAIDPRDPTTLDDYESGWRDELATEIRLGKAIRRCYSLPEPVQRTGLRALSGEIGVHMDEPSSFFSASNLRALFSRGDPPK from the coding sequence ATGTACGATTTCGTCGTCGTGGGCGCGGGACCCCCCGGCTCCCGGTTCGCTCGGCGCGCGGCCGAGACCGGTCACGACGTGGTCGCATTCGAGAAGGGGTCGGTGGGTGAGCCGCTCGCCTGCTCCGGGCACGTCTCCGACGACGTGTGGGAGTACGTCCCCGACGACGCCCGCGACGAACTCCTCCAGAACCGGGTGTACGGAGCGCGCTTCCACGTTGGGGGCCCAGGGTCGCGGGCGTACCCGTTCTATAAGCACGACCCCGTCTCAAACGTGATCGACCGCGTCGGACTCGACCGCACTCTCGCGGACTGCGCCCGCGAGGCCGGCGCCGACGTGCGAGATAACCACACGGTCGTCGGCGTCGAGGAGCGTTCGGATCGGGTCGTCGTCGAGGTCCGGGCGCCCGCGGGCGACGTGACGGAGGTCGAAGCGCGGATGGTCGCCGGCTGCGACGGTCCCACGTCGCGCGTCCGGCGGGCGCTCGACCTCCCCGAGCCGGACGAACTGCTCCACGGCGTGCTCGGGTTCGACGGCGCGCCCGACGACGGCGACATCGTCGACGTCCACCTCACCGCGCCGACCTTCTTCGCGTGGCGGATCCCCCGCGGCGACGCGGGCGTCGAGTACGGGCTGGCGGCGCCGCCGAGCGAGGACGTCGCCGCGGGGTTCGACCGGCTCACCGACGCGTACGGGGCGACGACGGACCGGCGCTGCTCGGGCGCGATCCCGGTGGGGCCGCCGGCGCGGACGACGGGCGACCGGGGCTTCCTGATCGGCGACGCCGCCGCGCAGACGAAGCCGTTCACCGGCGGCGGCATCCTCTACGGGATGCGCGCGGCCGACGTCGCCGCGGCCGCGATCGACCCCCGCGACCCGACCACGCTCGACGACTACGAGTCCGGGTGGCGCGACGAACTCGCCACGGAGATCCGTCTGGGAAAGGCGATCCGGCGGTGTTACTCGCTGCCCGAGCCGGTCCAGCGGACGGGCCTGCGAGCGCTGTCCGGCGAGATCGGCGTCCACATGGACGAGCCGTCCTCGTTCTTCTCGGCGTCGAACCTCCGGGCGCTGTTCTCGCGGGGAGATCCTCCGAAATAA
- a CDS encoding thioredoxin domain-containing protein produces the protein MSQPTERNRLDGEASPYLRQHADNPVNWQPWGDDAFERAREHDVPVFVSIGYSSCHWCHVMAEESFEDESVATVMNESFVPIKVDREERPDVDSTFMTVCQLVTGGGGWPLSAWCTPEGKPFYVGTYFPPEPRRNQPGFRDLCERIAESWSDPEQREEMERRADQWAESARDELESVPTPEDAGDASPSGDELIESAAAAALRGYDEEYGGFGSGGSKFPMPGRIDLLMRAYGRSGRDALLSAATGTLDGMARGGMYDQIGGGFHRYAVDRQWTVPHFEKMLYDNAELPTAYLDGYRLAGDPAYARIASESLAFLDRELRHDGGGFFSTLDARSRPPASRSGEEGSDDADDVEGAFYVWTPDEVDAVLDEPAASLAGDRYGIRTGGNFERGTTVPTIAASVDELAADRDLSVDEVREALTEARTTLFDTRESRPRPARDEKVLASWNGRAISAFADAGGTLGEPYAEIAREALDFCRDRLYDADAETGALARRWLDGDVRGPGYLDDYAFLARGALDAYAASGDPEPLGFALELAEALVEEFYDADDGTIYFTRDPDGGGSKTDDSGPLIARPQEFTDRSTPSSLGVAAETLALLDGFRTDGRFRDIAERVVTTHADRIRGGPLEHASLVRAADLVESGGIEVTIAADEVPDEWRDTLGERYLPSALVAPRPATEAGLDEWLDRLDMAEAPPVWENRDATDGEPTAYVCQGFACSPPRTDLDDALEWLGTRERSE, from the coding sequence ATGTCACAGCCGACCGAGCGGAACCGCCTCGACGGGGAGGCGAGTCCCTACCTCCGGCAGCACGCCGACAACCCCGTCAACTGGCAGCCGTGGGGCGACGACGCGTTCGAGCGCGCCCGCGAACACGACGTCCCCGTGTTCGTCTCCATCGGGTACTCCTCGTGCCACTGGTGTCACGTCATGGCCGAGGAGAGCTTCGAGGACGAGTCGGTCGCGACCGTGATGAACGAGTCGTTCGTGCCGATCAAGGTCGACCGCGAGGAGCGCCCCGACGTCGACAGCACGTTCATGACGGTCTGCCAGCTCGTCACCGGCGGGGGCGGGTGGCCGCTCTCGGCGTGGTGTACGCCGGAGGGGAAGCCGTTCTACGTCGGGACTTACTTCCCGCCCGAGCCGCGGCGGAACCAGCCCGGGTTCCGCGACCTCTGTGAGCGGATCGCGGAGTCGTGGAGCGACCCCGAGCAGCGCGAGGAGATGGAGCGGCGCGCCGACCAGTGGGCCGAGAGCGCGCGCGACGAGCTGGAGTCGGTGCCGACGCCGGAGGACGCGGGCGACGCCTCCCCGTCTGGCGACGAACTGATCGAATCGGCCGCTGCGGCCGCGCTGCGCGGCTACGACGAGGAGTACGGCGGCTTCGGGAGCGGCGGCTCGAAGTTCCCGATGCCCGGCCGGATCGACCTCCTCATGCGGGCGTACGGGCGAAGCGGCCGCGACGCGCTCCTGTCGGCCGCGACGGGCACGCTCGACGGGATGGCCCGCGGCGGGATGTACGACCAGATCGGCGGCGGGTTCCACCGCTACGCGGTCGACCGTCAGTGGACCGTGCCGCACTTCGAGAAGATGCTGTACGACAACGCCGAACTGCCGACGGCCTACCTCGACGGCTACCGGCTCGCGGGCGACCCCGCGTACGCCCGGATCGCGAGCGAGTCGCTCGCGTTCCTCGACCGCGAGCTCCGGCACGACGGCGGCGGCTTCTTCAGCACCCTCGACGCGCGGAGTCGGCCGCCCGCGAGTCGGTCCGGCGAGGAGGGATCCGACGACGCCGATGACGTCGAGGGCGCGTTCTACGTCTGGACCCCCGACGAGGTCGACGCCGTACTCGACGAGCCGGCGGCGTCGCTCGCGGGGGACCGGTACGGGATCCGGACCGGCGGGAACTTCGAGCGCGGCACGACCGTCCCGACGATCGCCGCGTCGGTCGACGAGTTGGCGGCCGACCGCGACCTGTCGGTCGACGAGGTCCGGGAGGCGCTGACCGAGGCGCGCACCACGCTGTTCGACACCCGGGAGTCGCGCCCGCGGCCCGCCCGCGACGAGAAGGTGCTGGCCTCGTGGAACGGGCGGGCGATCTCCGCGTTCGCGGACGCGGGCGGAACCCTGGGGGAGCCGTACGCCGAGATCGCCCGCGAGGCGCTCGACTTCTGCCGCGACCGACTCTACGACGCCGACGCCGAGACCGGCGCGCTCGCCCGGCGCTGGCTCGACGGCGACGTGCGGGGGCCGGGGTACCTCGACGACTACGCGTTCCTCGCGCGCGGCGCGCTCGACGCCTACGCCGCGAGCGGCGACCCGGAGCCGCTCGGGTTCGCGCTCGAACTGGCCGAGGCGCTCGTCGAGGAGTTCTACGACGCCGACGACGGGACGATCTACTTCACGCGTGACCCGGACGGAGGAGGGTCGAAAACGGATGACTCCGGTCCCCTCATCGCGCGGCCGCAGGAGTTCACCGACCGCTCGACGCCGTCGAGCCTCGGCGTCGCGGCCGAGACGCTCGCGCTCCTCGACGGCTTCCGGACCGACGGTCGATTCCGCGACATCGCGGAGCGCGTCGTGACGACTCACGCCGACCGGATCCGCGGGGGACCGCTGGAACACGCCTCGCTCGTGCGGGCGGCCGACCTCGTCGAGAGCGGCGGGATCGAGGTGACGATCGCGGCCGACGAGGTGCCCGACGAGTGGCGCGACACCCTCGGTGAGCGGTACCTGCCGAGCGCGCTCGTCGCGCCCCGTCCCGCCACGGAAGCGGGACTCGACGAGTGGCTCGACCGGCTCGACATGGCCGAGGCCCCGCCGGTCTGGGAGAACCGGGACGCGACCGACGGCGAGCCGACCGCCTACGTCTGTCAGGGGTTCGCCTGTTCGCCGCCCCGAACGGACCTCGACGACGCGCTGGAGTGGCTGGGGACGCGAGAGCGGTCGGAGTAG
- the purD gene encoding phosphoribosylamine--glycine ligase has product MTETVLLVGGGGREHAIARAVADDCALYACASVRNPGIRRLADGFETVSETDADAVVEYAIEVNADLAVIGPESALEAGVADALDSAGVYAFGPRAEEARLETDKAYQRRFMAEASIPGCPDFEVFDDMEAACEHVDAYDGDLAVKPAGLTGGKGVKVIGDQVTAEEAKDYLRDSDYDRVVLEERLVGEEFTVQAFVANGDLRTTPAVQDHKRAYEGDEGPNTGGMGSYSDPALALPFMTEGDYGDAVEILEAVVDALPDYKGVLYGQFMLTAEGPKIVEFNARFGDPEAMNALPVLQTPFLDVLTAARDGDPLPELDFSGEATVCKYAVPDGYPVDPDSGARIAVDEESAGDALLYYASVDEREDGLYTTTSRSFAVVGRGDSIAAAETRAEDALSAAGDGLRIRHDVGKADLVERRIEHMDDLRD; this is encoded by the coding sequence ATGACGGAGACCGTACTCCTGGTGGGGGGCGGCGGCCGCGAGCACGCGATCGCCCGCGCAGTGGCGGACGACTGCGCGCTGTACGCCTGCGCGAGCGTCCGGAACCCGGGTATCCGACGGCTCGCGGACGGGTTCGAGACGGTAAGCGAGACCGACGCCGACGCGGTCGTCGAGTACGCAATCGAGGTCAACGCCGACCTCGCGGTCATCGGTCCGGAGTCGGCGCTGGAAGCCGGGGTCGCGGACGCGCTCGATTCCGCCGGCGTCTACGCGTTCGGCCCGCGGGCCGAGGAGGCGCGCCTGGAGACCGACAAGGCGTACCAGCGTCGGTTCATGGCCGAGGCGTCGATCCCGGGCTGTCCGGACTTCGAGGTATTCGACGACATGGAGGCCGCCTGCGAACACGTCGACGCCTACGACGGCGACCTCGCGGTCAAGCCCGCCGGACTCACCGGCGGCAAGGGCGTGAAGGTGATCGGCGACCAAGTGACCGCCGAGGAGGCGAAAGACTACCTGCGCGACTCCGACTACGACCGCGTCGTCTTGGAGGAGCGGCTCGTCGGAGAGGAGTTCACGGTCCAGGCGTTCGTCGCGAACGGCGACCTGCGGACGACGCCCGCGGTCCAGGACCACAAGCGCGCCTACGAGGGCGACGAGGGACCGAACACGGGCGGGATGGGGTCGTACTCGGATCCGGCCCTCGCCCTGCCGTTCATGACCGAGGGCGACTACGGCGACGCCGTCGAGATCCTGGAGGCGGTCGTCGACGCGCTCCCCGACTACAAGGGGGTCCTCTACGGCCAGTTCATGCTCACCGCCGAGGGACCGAAGATCGTCGAGTTCAACGCCCGCTTCGGTGACCCGGAGGCGATGAACGCGCTGCCCGTCCTCCAGACGCCGTTCCTCGACGTGCTGACCGCTGCCCGCGACGGCGACCCGCTCCCCGAACTCGACTTCTCCGGCGAGGCGACCGTCTGCAAGTACGCGGTGCCCGACGGCTACCCGGTCGACCCGGACTCGGGAGCGCGGATCGCGGTCGACGAGGAGAGCGCGGGCGACGCGCTGCTCTACTACGCCAGCGTCGACGAACGCGAGGACGGCCTCTACACGACCACCTCGCGGTCGTTCGCGGTCGTCGGCCGCGGCGACTCGATCGCCGCCGCCGAGACGCGGGCGGAGGACGCGCTCTCGGCCGCGGGCGACGGCCTCCGGATCCGCCACGACGTCGGGAAGGCCGACCTCGTCGAGCGACGGATCGAGCACATGGACGACCTCCGAGACTGA
- a CDS encoding DapH/DapD/GlmU-related protein, which translates to MTNDDADATRDGANGTRGDADATGDRANATRADTDPSRADRLDRFQTPGPRNSLWSWPDAKSPLAVVRNYVVIVLARVCPSLRLKNRLLRRIGVTVGTGVSWGLESTPDVFWPERIRVDDDAIIGYDATLLCHEFLTEEYRLGDVVVEEGAMIGAGAVVLPGVTVGEGARVAANSLVAEDVSPGATVAGVPAEVVSRADGAASDD; encoded by the coding sequence GTGACCAACGACGACGCGGACGCGACGCGCGACGGCGCGAACGGGACGCGCGGCGACGCGGACGCGACGGGAGACCGTGCGAACGCGACGCGCGCCGACACAGACCCCTCGCGCGCCGACCGTCTCGACCGGTTTCAGACGCCGGGACCTCGAAACTCCCTGTGGTCGTGGCCGGACGCGAAGTCGCCGCTCGCGGTCGTCCGCAACTACGTCGTCATCGTCCTCGCGCGGGTCTGTCCGAGCCTCCGGCTGAAGAACCGGCTGCTTCGGCGGATCGGCGTCACGGTCGGGACCGGCGTCTCGTGGGGGTTGGAGTCGACGCCCGACGTGTTCTGGCCCGAGCGGATCCGGGTCGACGACGACGCGATAATCGGCTACGACGCCACGCTGCTGTGCCACGAGTTCCTCACCGAGGAGTACCGGCTCGGTGACGTCGTCGTCGAGGAGGGCGCGATGATCGGCGCGGGGGCGGTCGTCCTCCCCGGCGTCACGGTCGGTGAGGGCGCGCGCGTCGCCGCGAACTCGCTCGTCGCGGAGGACGTGTCGCCGGGCGCGACCGTCGCGGGCGTCCCCGCTGAGGTCGTCTCGCGGGCCGACGGGGCCGCGAGCGACGACTAA
- a CDS encoding DUF5798 family protein, with translation MGFGNTAKKIQTLADRAERTYKKINELREEVEETQTTVLDTSDRVKALEVEMAEQRAVLDAVAQEVGVDLERVSTEAHITDAEAAAEGDGSDSDADDEESA, from the coding sequence ATGGGATTCGGGAACACAGCGAAGAAGATCCAGACGCTGGCCGACCGCGCGGAGCGCACCTACAAGAAGATCAACGAGCTCCGCGAGGAGGTCGAGGAGACGCAGACGACAGTACTCGACACCTCCGACCGCGTCAAGGCGCTCGAAGTCGAGATGGCCGAACAGCGGGCAGTCCTCGACGCGGTCGCGCAGGAGGTCGGCGTCGACTTAGAGCGCGTGAGCACCGAGGCGCACATCACCGACGCCGAGGCGGCGGCCGAAGGCGACGGCTCGGACTCGGACGCTGACGACGAAGAGTCCGCTTAG
- the surE gene encoding 5'/3'-nucleotidase SurE: MSADRILLTNDDGVDAAGLRALYDALAEEYAVTVVAPADDQSSVGRRLSDDVAVDDHGLGYVVDGTPVDCVVAGLDELVPDADVVVAGCNEGANLGAYTLGRSGTVSAAVEAAFFGVPAVATSMYVPGGDDWWKRSFESADFAHAARATEFLVDGAVDAGVFERADYLNVNAPIADEERAPLRVTTPSTWYGMRAERNGDGRVGFSDPIWDLMNDGDLPDPVGADRRAVVDGEVSVSPLSVPHAAEPDAGLDKLVDAYEAAVRS; the protein is encoded by the coding sequence ATGAGCGCCGACCGGATCCTGTTGACCAACGACGACGGCGTCGACGCCGCGGGGCTGCGCGCGCTCTACGACGCGCTCGCTGAGGAGTACGCCGTGACCGTCGTCGCCCCGGCCGACGACCAGTCCTCGGTCGGCCGCCGTCTCTCAGACGACGTCGCCGTCGACGACCACGGGCTGGGATACGTGGTCGACGGGACCCCCGTCGACTGCGTCGTCGCTGGACTCGACGAACTCGTCCCCGACGCGGACGTCGTCGTCGCGGGCTGTAACGAGGGCGCGAACCTCGGCGCGTACACGCTCGGGCGGTCCGGAACCGTTTCGGCGGCGGTCGAGGCGGCGTTCTTCGGCGTGCCGGCGGTCGCGACCTCGATGTACGTGCCCGGCGGCGACGACTGGTGGAAACGCTCGTTCGAGTCCGCCGACTTCGCGCACGCGGCCCGCGCGACCGAGTTCCTCGTCGACGGGGCGGTCGACGCCGGGGTGTTCGAGCGCGCGGACTACCTCAACGTCAACGCGCCGATCGCGGACGAAGAGCGCGCGCCGCTCCGCGTCACGACGCCGTCGACGTGGTACGGAATGCGCGCCGAGCGGAACGGCGACGGCCGCGTCGGGTTCTCGGACCCGATCTGGGACCTGATGAACGACGGCGACCTGCCGGACCCCGTCGGGGCCGATCGGCGGGCCGTCGTCGACGGCGAGGTGTCCGTGTCGCCGCTTTCGGTGCCGCACGCGGCCGAACCGGACGCCGGACTCGACAAACTGGTCGACGCCTACGAGGCCGCCGTTCGGTCGTGA